One segment of Leptodactylus fuscus isolate aLepFus1 chromosome 7, aLepFus1.hap2, whole genome shotgun sequence DNA contains the following:
- the LOC142212508 gene encoding uncharacterized protein LOC142212508, whose product MQPIFCAVLLAMILHHTEGRCHAQDYENEDEGDYERPVGGRRGYRNQKPPGGGLLDQLTGLGKNFGLGGQRDERSGRGKKCPLAGLAQKFGKSGGQECPLAKLGGMLGSVLGGGKKGGDGGGDGLGSLLGGLGGLLPGKGSGSGKCGGRKKKFGSFGHGAESGRRGHRSDYSGEEESGRGGRYGSQYGRRQDRYSGYGRQTEDDDEENY is encoded by the exons ATGCAGCCTATATTCTGCGCCGTGCTGCTCGCCATGATCCTACATCATACAGAGGGCAGATGCCATGCTCAGGATTACGAGAATGAAGATGAAG GAGACTATGAGCGGCCAGTTGGAGGAAGACGTGGCTACCGAAATCAAAAGCCACCGGGAGGTGGACTACTTGATCAGCTGACTGGACTTGGCAAGAATTTTGGTTTAGGTGGACAACGAGATGAAAGATCAGGTCGTGGCAAGAAGTGTCCTCTGGCAGGACTGGCCCAGAAGTTTGGCAAATCAGGGGGACAGGAATGTCCACTTGCTAAATTAGGTGGGATGCTTGGATCAGTTCTGGGTGGAGGAAAGAAAGGTGGCGATGGTGGGGGAGATGGGTTAGGTTCATTGCTAGGAGGTCTTGGAGGATTGTTGCCTGGGAAGGGGTCTGGCTCAGGAAAATGTGGAGGCCGAAAAAAGAAGTTTGGCTCTTTCGGTCACGGAGCTGAATCGGGCAGACGTGGCCACAGATCAGATTATAGCGGAGAAGAGGAATCGGGCAGAGGTGGTCGGTATGGATCACAATATGGTAGAAGACAAGACAGATACTCTGGGTATGGAAG GCAAACTGAAGATGACGATGAGGAAAATTATTAA